A genome region from bacterium includes the following:
- a CDS encoding TetR/AcrR family transcriptional regulator: protein MVNRRERKKLVTRTAILNSALSLFHEKGIITTRIEDITNRADVAKGAFYCYFTSKDDIVCQLILEGINLLKSDLHAAMNPKWQIEQRIEAAVRTHELFFTARPEYTALFQLARGLLETKLFANHQLQKGFILYLDSIAETVFPVTLRSGVDEETTLQYASILAGSLSGYRSLRQATGLRPDYSLVAKALTVGLLGS from the coding sequence ATGGTAAACCGGCGAGAACGGAAAAAGCTGGTTACTCGCACTGCAATACTAAATTCGGCACTTTCACTCTTTCACGAAAAAGGCATCATCACTACCCGCATTGAAGACATCACGAACCGAGCCGACGTAGCCAAAGGCGCCTTTTATTGTTACTTCACATCTAAAGACGATATCGTTTGTCAGTTAATTCTTGAAGGCATTAATCTGCTTAAAAGCGATTTGCATGCCGCGATGAATCCGAAATGGCAGATTGAACAACGGATAGAAGCCGCCGTTCGCACACACGAGCTGTTTTTTACCGCTCGTCCCGAATACACTGCATTATTTCAGTTGGCACGTGGATTACTTGAGACCAAGTTGTTTGCTAACCATCAACTGCAAAAAGGATTCATTTTATATCTGGATTCGATTGCCGAGACAGTGTTCCCTGTTACACTTCGGAGCGGAGTCGATGAGGAGACGACCCTCCAATACGCATCGATACTCGCCGGTTCGCTTTCTGGATATCGTTCGTTACGTCAAGCTACCGGACTAAGACCGGATTATTCGCTGGTCGCAAAAGCATTAACTGTCGGGTTGTTAGGCTCTTAA